A genomic window from Flavobacterium azooxidireducens includes:
- a CDS encoding helix-turn-helix domain-containing protein, translating to MAIEVITREDLNEFRTLLLKDFKDLLNSKPEQSKKWLKSIEVRNLLNISPGTLQNLRINGTLTYTKIGGTLYYDNADIDKLLNTNKTQALPTLFK from the coding sequence ATGGCAATAGAAGTAATCACTCGGGAAGACCTAAACGAATTTAGAACACTATTACTAAAAGACTTCAAAGATCTTTTAAATTCCAAACCCGAGCAATCCAAAAAATGGCTCAAATCCATTGAAGTCCGCAACCTACTCAACATTTCCCCTGGAACCCTCCAAAACCTCCGCATCAACGGAACCCTAACCTACACCAAAATCGGCGGCACCCTCTACTACGACAATGCCGACATCGATAAACTCCTAAACACCAACAAAACCCAAGCCCTACCCACCCTCTTCAAATAA